One part of the Macaca mulatta isolate MMU2019108-1 chromosome 6, T2T-MMU8v2.0, whole genome shotgun sequence genome encodes these proteins:
- the FAM174A gene encoding membrane protein FAM174A precursor (The RefSeq protein has 1 substitution compared to this genomic sequence) produces the protein MKASQCCCCLSHLLASVLLLLLLPELSGPLAVLLQAAEAAQGPGPPDPRPRTLPPLPPGPTAAQQPGRGLAEAAGPQGSEGGNGSSPVAGLEADDHGGKAGEGSVGGGLAVSPNPGDKPMTQRALTVLMVVSGAVLVYFVVRTVRMRRRNRKTRRYGVLDTNIENMELTPLEQDDEDDDNTLFDANHPRR, from the exons ATGAAGGCCTCGCAGTGCTGCTGCTGTCTCAGCAACCTCTTGGCTTCcgtcctcctcctgctgctgctgcctgagCTAAGCGGGCCCCTGGCAGTCCTGCTGCAGGCAGCCGAGGCCGCGCAAGGTCCTGGGCCTCCTGACCCTAGACCACGGACATTGCCGCCGCTGCCACCGGGCCCTACCGCTGCCCAGCAGCCGGGCCGTGGTCTGGCTGAAGCTGCGGGGCCGCAGGGCTCCGAGGGAGGCAATGGAAGCAGCCCTGTGGCCGGGCTTGAGGCGGACGATCACGGAGGGAAGGCCGGGGAAGGCTCAGTGGGTGGCGGCCTTGCTGTGAGCCCCAACCCTGGCGACAAGCCCATGACCCAGCGGGCCCTGACCGTGTTGATGGTGGTGAGCGGCGCGGTGCTGGTGTACTTCGTGGTCAGGACGGTCAG GATGAGAAGAAGAAACCGAAAGACTAGGAGATACGGAGTTTTGGACACTAACATAGAAAATATGGAATTGACACCTTTAGAacaagatgatgaggatgatgacaaCACATTGTTTGATGCCAATCATCCTCGAAG